ATTTCCGTTGAGGTGCTGCAGGactttattatttgtttGAAAGTAACGTTCGTTTCGTATAGGTATGAAAAGTGCTCATCGAGCGACGTGCAGAATTCGTTGTAGCTTAGGACTTCCTGGAGGATGCTCACTAGGGCGCCCATCGCGTGTTGGATCTGCGGGGGGGCAGCGGTGAGGAAGAGATGAGATGGGCAGCGGTGAGGAAGAGATGAGATGGGCAGCGGTGAGGAAGAGATGAGATGGGTAGCGATGGGTGGTGATAGGTACCGATGGGCAGTGATGCGTAGCGATTGGCAATAATAGGTACCGATGGGGGAGGTCGCCAGGGGAGCCGCCTCTCCCACGCAGGCACTGTGCGCACTTACCGAATCCGAGACACACCTAATGATGACATTCCTAATGTTGGTGATGTTATTTAACTTCTGAAGTTTCAGTTTTTTAAGCATCTCATGGTGAGCGTAACCCAGTTGTTTCTGTGATAGTTTCTTCGGATCTGCTTCGTCCAGAGAATGGGGGGTATTAACTTCCAGGGCGTTTAAGGAGGCCTCCAAAAAGCTGTAGGCATCCTTTATCCTTGACAGGTGGagctctttttcttcttgtgcGTCATTTTCCACTTCGATCGAGGCCCCCCTGGTTCGCAGCAGCAGTGCCAGCGCTgcgagaaggaggaggttGGCGGCTCTCcactttgccattttgtagTGAGtgggaaggaggagaagcataAGAAGGATGAGAAGCATGGGGAGCGTGGGAAGCCTACGCGCAgacacatgcacatgcacacatgcatTCAGATGCACACGTTTGACGAGTGGACAACTGGAGtggtggcaaaaaaaaaaaaaaaaaaagaaccaagCAGAACAGAACAAAACAGAACAGATATGATCTCATATGATAAAACCGTAGCTCTTTACagaaacgggaaaaaaaaaaattaaagttgCATAGACGTGCCGATGGAGTCTACATGACGTGGTTGTCACTCATTCCTGGCACTTCGGGTCGACGCACTTTGCAACGTGTGGCTTCCCTGCGTTGGGTCTACACagcctccccctttgtggaGATCTTCTTTCGCGAGTCATTTGGGGTGCTGGAGGTCGGGCACGTAAACGCATACGTGTGCACATAATAATGTGACTATATACCCAAGCGCAAAAGTGCCAAGTGGGGGggggacgaaaaaaaaaaaaaaaaaaaaaacaaacaaacaaacagtAATGAGTGGATGTATGGATGGATGGATGAACGGCGTTGCCGCGAAAGTGGCTAGCCAGTCTTACCAACAAGCGTTTTTAACAAACTTTTTTTACGAACGTTTTTTATGAAGCGTTTTTGACgaactttttttatgaagccCTTTTAACAAACTCGCTTAACAAACTGGCTTAGCATCTTTCGTCCCTCAACAAATTAGACGCATCTGCACGGAGGGGAAATTCTGTGGGAGGAGGTGCCATTCccatttggaggaaaaaaaaaaaaaaaaaaaaaaaagaacaagaCAAGTCGAACGACGagggaacgaaaaaatagcaaaaggtgATGTGCTCGCTTTCGCATCTTGTGCAAAGCAGAAGGGTCATTTTGATCTGTTGTCTGGTGaactcttttttattttttttttccccttcgcatGCATGCACTGGAAGAGGGTGCACAcctgtgtgtttttttgccTGCTCGTGAGCATATGCACTGGGTGGCACGCTGCTGTTGCGTTGTGTTGTGCTGCACGTGAACATTACGCATACGTAACTATATATGAGGGTATAATCGCTTCTATATTTCGGATGGAAACCACTCGCAGG
Above is a window of Plasmodium vivax chromosome 8, whole genome shotgun sequence DNA encoding:
- a CDS encoding hypothetical protein, conserved (encoded by transcript PVX_095440A); this encodes MAKWRAANLLLLAALALLLRTRGASIEVENDAQEEKELHLSRIKDAYSFLEASLNALEVNTPHSLDEADPKKLSQKQLGYAHHEMLKKLKLQKLNNITNIRNVIIRCVSDSIQHAMGALVSILQEVLSYNEFCTSLDEHFSYLYETNVTFKQIIKSCSTSTEIELRENYLSLYVEDFKLILQVLKNPNITFRDFDDISKCFVEFYKSFITPFQAYVPRTSLYMEFIKTHKNFNDYYSEAEIVREFLKTYLTGMSTEQITLFFDNLFNIYTRSFSYGRCLYHQK